In the Heptranchias perlo isolate sHepPer1 unplaced genomic scaffold, sHepPer1.hap1 HAP1_SCAFFOLD_1790, whole genome shotgun sequence genome, CACTAGGGGGTCACTCTGGGCCCATCACTGGGGGGGGTCACACTGGGGTCATCGGACaatcactgggactctccccttttttttaatctgttcatgggatgtgggcgtcgctgggcgaggccggcatttattgcccatccctaattgccccttgagaaggtggtggtgagccgccttcttgaaccgctgcagtccgtgtggtgacggttctcccacagtgctgttaggaagggaattccaggattttgacccagcgacgatgaaggaacggcgatatatttccaagtcgggacggtgtgtgacttggaggggaacgtgcaggtggtgttgttcccatgtgcctgctgctcttgtccttccaggtggtagaggtcgtgggtttgggaggtgctgtcgaagaagccttggcgagttgctgcagtgcatcctgtggatggtacacactgcagccactgtgcgccggtggtgaagggagtgaatgtttagggtggtggatggggtgccaatcaagcgggctgctttgtcctggatggtgtcgagcttcttgagtgttgttggtgctgcactcatccaggcaagtggagagtattccatcacactcctgacttgtgccttgtagatggtggaaaggctttggggagtcaggaggtgagtcactcgccgcagaatacccagcctctgacctgctctcgtagccacagtatttatatggctggtccagttaagtttctggtcaatggtgacccccaggatgttgatggtgggggattcggcgatggtaatgccgttgaatgtcaaggggaggtggttagactctctcttgttggagatggtcattgcctggcacttgtctggcgtgaatgttaattgccacttatgagcccaagcctggatgttgtccaggtcttgctgcatgcgggctcggacttcattatctgaggggttgcgaatggaactgaacactgtgcaatcatcagcgaacatctccatttctgaccttatgatggagggaaggtcattgatgaagcagctgaagatggttgggcctaggacactgccctgaggaacacctgcagcagcgtcctggggctgagatgattggcctccaacaaccactaccatcttcctttgtgctcggtatgactccagccactggagagttttccccctgattcccattgacttcaattttactagggctccttggtgccacactcggtcaaatgctgccttgatgtcaagggctgtcactctcacctcacctctggaattcagctcttttgtccatctttggaccacggctgtaatgaggtctggagccgagtggtcctggtggaacccaaactgagcatcggtgagcaggttattggtgagtaagtgccgcttgatagcactgtcgacgacaccttccattactttgctgatgattgagagtagactgatggggcggtaattggccggattggatttgtcctgctttttgtggacaggacatacctgggcaattttccacattgtcgggtagatgccagtgttgtagctgtactggaacagcttggctagaggcgcagctagttctggagcacaagtcttcagcactacagccgggatgctgtcgggggcccatagcctttgctgtatccagtgcactcagccgtttcttgatatcacgtggagtgaatcgaattggttgaagactggcttctgtgatggtggggatattgggaggaggccgagatggatcatccactctgtacttccggctgaagatggttgcaaacgcttcagtcttgtcttttgcactcacgtgctggactctgccatcattgaggagggggatgttcacagagcctcctcctcccgttagttgtttaattgcccaccaccattcatgactggatgtggcaggactgcagagctttgatctgatccgtagcttgtggaatcgcttagctctgtctatagcatgttgcttccgctgtttagcatgcatgtagtcctgagttgtagcttcaccaggttggcacctcgtttttaggtacgccttgttggccaggggctgcagaagataacctgagacgtcagctaCAGGCAGGAACAAcatttgaactaaagtaacctgagttcagtcactgACCTTGGCTGGCTGGAATCGGTTTGAATtaactaagttttgtgaaagtcaAAGGAAAAAGTCCTTATttcgaaaaggagtaatgaggtaatgctacctaagtcctcgggacagagccaatgaggagaagacacaggcaaaaagggagctggcctaaaccaaagggagagagacagcacagcttgaagagataagattcggaataagaatgaaggatctggggcgtggagccagagcgaagactccggagaccaaccatcgcggaagtggaagaccgtacgccagggacgtagagacgacgtcgaaagagagagagaacggaacgcctggccagcgtcagctctccttttcgggtattatcctttatagtctgtgaccactcagagagtgtcagagaaacctagtgggtgtgcgtttagatcctagtttgggtataagactgtataacctggtgtaaactgcatgcctatatctaaccagacgtataagctatatgtatatgatcgaacgacgtgaataaagtgaattgagagttaagagagaattgactcttctcctctttgtactaagccagtaacccgtaaccggtgacctccggtcaacagcttggtgctgctcccggcatgctcttctacactccgcattgaaccagggttgatcccctggcttgttggtaatggtagagtgaggaatatgccagggccatgaggttacagattgtgctggaatacaattctgctgctgctgatggcccacatgatgcccagttttgagctgctagatctgttctgaatctatcccatttagcacggtggtagtgccacacaacacgttggatggtgtcctcagtgcgaagacgggacttcatctccacgaggattgtgcgggtggtcactcctaccaatactgtcatggacagatgcatttgcgacaggtagattggtgaggacgaggccaagtaaatttttccctcgtgttggttcgctcaccacctgccgcaggcccagtctggcagctatgtccttcaggactcagccagctcggtcagtagtggtgctaccgagccactcttggtgatggacattgaagtcccccacccagagtacattctgtgctcttgctaccctcagtgcttcctccaagtggtgctcaacatggaggaggactgattcatcagctgagggaggacggtaggtggtaatcagcaggaggtttccttgcccatgtttgacctgatgccatgagatttcatggggtccagagtcaatgttgaggactcccagggccactccctcctgactgtatatcactgtaccgccacctctggtgggtctgtcctgccggtgggacaggacctacccagggatggtgatggaagagtctgggacgttggctgaaagatatgattctgtgagtatggctatgtcaggctgttgcttgtctcgtctgtgggacagctctcccaattttggcacaagtccccagatgttagtaaggaggaccttgcagggtcgactgggcttggtgttttgccgttgtcgtgtccggtgcctcgtggtccgtccggttttattcttattatgacttttcgtagcgagattttacaactgagcggcttgctcggccatttcagagggcgattaagaatcaaccacattgctgtgggtctggagtcacacataggcccagaccgggtaagggtggcaggcttccttccctaaaggacattagtgaactagatgggtttttacgacaatccggtagtttcatggccatcattactgatactagtattttaattccagatttttaattaattgaatttaaattcgccagctgccgtggcgggattttgaactcatgactccggattattagtccaggcctctggattaccagtccagtaacataaccactatgctaccgtacccctaaaTTCACCAtcaactcttccccctcctcctcttcccctcatctccatttaccatCTTGCCCTCCCCGGACCTCTGCCCACACTGCGGACAGGTAACCCTGCCACCGGGAATCTCAGTCCTAGGGTGCCCTTGTcctgagcctcctcccgccccctgTTTCACCTGTTtcctttccctccctttccctccctctccagggGTCCAGCGTCATGACGGAAGCAGCAGGCGAGGAGCAGGCCAAGATGGAGGCCACCCGCAGCCACGCAGCCACAGACCTGGCCTTCCTGAAGGCCCGCTCGCTGGACGTGACCTTCGAGGTGGGGGAGGAGTACGAGATCATCGAGACCATTGGCACCGGGGCCTACGGCGTGGTGTCCTCTGCCCGGCAGAGGCTTACAGGTGGGGGGGGCCGCGGAGACGGCAAACAGTCGGGCCCCCTCGAATTGTCCCAACCGCACCGCTGCTCCCGTCTCCCTCCGTTCTCCCATCCGTTCTGGTCTCGCATGTCGACACAGtcattattgcaaggggggttggagtacaagagtaaggaagtcttactacagaggCTTACAGGGTTTTTGGTGAGACCGCAGCTGGAGTaccgtgcacagttttggtctcttatccaaggaaggatatacttgctttagaggcggtgtagactgattcctgggattagagggttgtcctatatggagagattgagtaaaatgacataaactctggagtttagaagaatgagaagtgatctcattgaaacatataagattcaggggggctcgacagggtagatgctgagaggatgtttcccctggctggagaatcgagaactaggggcatagtctctggataaggggtcggccatttaagactgagatgagaggaatttcttcactcagagggtggtgagtctttggaattctctacccagagggctgtggatgctcaatcgttgagtatattcgaggctgagagcgatagatttctggactctcggggaatcgaggATACGGGGatacgggcgggaaagtggagttgaggtggaaagatcggccatgatctgattgaacggcggagcaggctcgaggggccgaaatggcccactcctgctcctatttctgatggtcTTATGTACTCCCTCAACCCCTAACCCCGCGTGTGAatcctccctctccctgcctccctctccccctccctctgtgaATCTCAGAGGACCACTGCATCTCACAGCTCcagaattcggcccatcgtgcctgtgccggctctttgaaagagctttccaattagtcccactgcccccgttttctttccccgtagccctgcaaatttttccccttcgagtatttctccaattccccttttgaaagttatgattgaatctgcctccccgccctttcaggcagcgaattccagatcatcacaactcgctgcgtaaaaaaacattctcctcatctccccccgcccctccgtcGTCTGGTCctttccccgattatcttcaatctgtgtcctctggtcaccgaccctcccgccactgggaaacagtctctccttatttactcgatcaaaacccctcgtgatttttgaacccctcgatgaaacctcccctcagccttctctgctctgaggagaacgaccccagcttctccagtctgtattTGGAGTGAAAATTGAaagatgctttgggacgtcctgaggtcacagaAGGCACCAGAGTGAAGTTTGGGCAGGCCGGGCAGGTCAGAGTTattgcccctctccccaccccaccccccccacagaccGTGGACTGACCCAgtatctcccctctccttcccccccctccccatagaCCGTGGACTGACCCAatatctcccctctccttcccccacagGACCGTGGACTGACCCAgtatctcccctctccttcccccacagACCGTGGAGTGACCCAatatctcccctctccttccccccacagACCGTGGACTGACCCAgtatctcccctctccttcccccccccctccccatagaCCGTGGACTGACCCAgtatctcccctctccttccccccacagACCGTGGACTGACCCAgtatctcccctctccttcccccacagACCGTGGACTGACCCAgtatctccctctccttccccccccctccccatagaCCGTGGACTGACCCAgtatctcccctctccttccccccacagACCGTGGACTGACCCAgtatctcccctctccttcccccacagACCGTGGAGTGACCCAatatctcccctctccttcccccacagACCGTGGACTGACCCAgtatctcccctctccttccccccccctccccatagaCCGTGACTGACCCAgtatctcccctctccttcccccacagACCGTGGACTGACCCAgtatctcccctctccttcccccccccctccccatagaCCGTGGACTGACCCAgtatctcccctctccttccccccccctccccatagaCCGTGGACTGACCCAgtatctcccctctccttccccccacagACCGTGGACTGACCCAgtatctcccctctccttccccccacagACCGTGGACTGACCCAgtatctcccctctccttccccccacagACCGTGGACTGACCCAgtatctccctctccttcccccctccccacagacCGTGACTGACCAgtatctcccctctccttccccccacagACCGTGGACTGACCCAgtatctcccctctccttccccccacagACCGTGGACTGACCCAgtatctcccctctccttcccccacacAGACCGTGGACTGACCCagtatctccctctcctcccacccacAGACCGTGGACTGACCCAgtatctcccctctccttcccccacagACCGTGGACTGACCAgtatctcccctctccttccccctccccacagacCGTGGGACTGACCCAgtatctcccctctccttcccccacacAGACCGTGGACTGACCCAgtatctcccctctccttcccccctccccacagacCGTGGACTGACCCAgtatctccctctccttccccccccacagaCCGTGACTGACCCAgtatctcccctctccttcccccctccccacagacCGTGGACTGACCCAgtatctcccctctccttcccaccACACAGACCGTGGACTGACCCAgtatctcccctctccttcccccccacagACCGTGGACTGACCCAGTATCTCCCTTTCCTTCCCCACCACAGACCGTGGACTGACCCAgtatctcccctctccttccccccacagACCGTGGACTGACCCagtatctccctctcctcccacccacAGACCGTGGACTGACCCAgtatctcccctctccttccctcacaCAGACCGTGGACTGACCCAgtatctcccctctccttccccccacagACCGTGGGACTGACCCAgtatctcccctctcctcccaccacAGACCGTGGACTGACCCAgtatctcccctctccttcccccctcccacagGGCAGCACGTCGCCATCAAGAAGATCCCAACGCCTTCGATGTGGTGACGAATGCGAAGCGGACACTGCGTGAACTCAAGATCCTGAAACACTTCAAGCACGATAACATCATCGCCATCAAGGACATCCTGAAACCCTCAGGGACCTACACCGAGTTCAAGTCCGTGTGAGTAACGGCCGCAGGCAGCGGGTCCCTCCCCCGCGTTAAATCGGagaggacggggggaggggagggaggagggggagggcgagagacagagtgagggagggcgagggacggAGGGGGAGGCGAGAGACaggagtgagggagggcgagggacggagggggagggcgagagatggacagagggagggagggagggggaaggcgagggagggagggagggggaaggcgagggagggagggaggggaagggcgagagacaggagtgagggagggcgagagacggacagagggagggagggagggagggggaaggcgagggagggaggggagggcgagagacggacggagggagggggagggcgagggagggagggggagggcgagggagggagggggagggcgagagatggacggagggagggcgagggacaggagtgagggagggcgagtgacagacggagggagggagggcgagtgacagacggagggagggaggcggagggcGAGGGAcaggaggaagagagacagacagagtgagggaaagagaaggggagagggagggagagagagagacagagcgagggggagagggagggagagagagagaccctagcTGGCCCCTCGGTTGTATTAAACACTCTCGCGAGTCAGTATGGGCGGTGGGTTTAAACCTGTCGGACtgatcctccctcctcccctccctcctccacccctctcccctccaccctcctcccctcctcctcccctccctcctcccctccctcctccccctcctccctcctcccccctcctccctcctccctcctcccctccctcctctctcctcccctcccctctctcctcccctcccccctctctcctcccctccccctctctcctcccctcccccctctctcctcccctcaccccctctctcctcccctccccctctctcctcccctccccctctctcctccctcccccctccctcctcccctccctcctcccctccctcctcccctccctcctcccctcctcctcccctccctcctcccatccctcctcccctccctcctcccctccctcctcccctccctcctccctcctccccctccagctACGTGGTCCTGGACCTGATGGAGAGCGACCTGCCACCAGATCATCCACTCCTCGCAGCCCCTGACCCTGGAACACGCCCGCTACTTCCTGTACCAGCTGCTGCGCGGCCTCAAGTACGTGCACTCGGCCAACGTCATCCACCGCGACCTGAAGCCCAGCAACTGCTGGTCAACGAGAACTGTGAGCTGAAGATCGGCGCTTCGGCATGGCCCGGGGCCTGAGCAGCTGTCCGGACGAGACCGAGCCCTTCCTGACCGAGTACGTGGCCACCCGCTGGTACCGCGCCCCGGAGCTGATGCTCTCCCTGCACGGCTACAGCAGGGCCATCGGACGTGTGGTCGCCGGCTGCATTTTCGCCGAGATGCTCGGCAGGCGGCAGCTTTTCCCGGCAAGAACTACCTCCACCAGCTGCAGCTGATCTGACGGTGCTGGGCACCCCGCCCGAGCGAGTGGTCAGCTCCATCGGGGCCGAGAGAGTGCGGGCGTACCTCCGAGGGCTGCCCCTCCACCCGCCGGTGCCCTGGAGACCCTCTACCCCGGGAGGACCCCCAGGCCCTGGAGCTGCTGGACCTGATGCTGCGTTTCGACCCGCAGGAGCGCCCGTCGGTGCCCGACGTCCTGCGCCACCCCTTCCTGGCCAGTACCACGACCCGCAGACGAGCCGGCCTGCGTGCCCGCCTTCGACTTCGGCTTCGACCGGCAGGCGCCCACCCGGAGCAGATCAAGGAGGCCATCGCCCAGGAGATCAGCGACTTCCACCACCGCCGAGAGGGCCTCCAGCAGCAGGTGCTGTTCAGGCCCGCCCCCCCCaggccccccgcccgccccctcccgcGACGTGGACATGCCCAGCGCCGGCTCGCCCACCTGCCCGGCCAGGAGATGATAGACCTGACCACCCGGCCGGCGACGTCCAGCCACCCGGGGAGGAagaggtcggggggtgggggaggaggaagaggaggaggaggaagaagaggaggaggaggaggtgggaggaggaggaggagggggggacgtCGGCCCCGGGGGCCAAGGGCGAGGCCAAGAAGGAGGGCACGGCATCTCCGCCGACACCAAGGCGGCCCTGAAGGCGGCCCTGCTGAAATCGGCGCTCCGCCATAAAAACAAGGGTAGGTTCGGTGCTGCGCATCAGTCGGGGTTTGCTGGCCCCGatcggcggggcggggcgggggcggtGGGCCAGGCATTTCAGGGATGCGTGGCTCACAGAGCGGCGGGGGCCCCCGTTTCGTCGGACGCTGGGACAGGGAGGAGCTGTTCGACTGGGGCGGGCTGCGCCTTAACCGCAACGGGGACCAGAGTCCCGGAAAGGGGCTGCGGTTTGGAGGGCGGGAGGTAACATAAACCTGAAGGTGAGGGGAGCGGAGGTAAGGAATAAAGGCCGCTTAAACAGTCACGGAACAAATAAAGTTGTTCCGTCCCATATACGGGGACTTGGTAGCAATAACGCGGGGTTAACAATAATTCAAAACAAATTGAATTGCCCGTACGGCAACGTCCGCAGCATCCGTAACGAAACGGGGAGCTGGAGGCAATAATACTTggcgaggaggcagagatggtcagcataactgaaacatggcgacATAAAAAGGACAG is a window encoding:
- the LOC137309778 gene encoding LOW QUALITY PROTEIN: mitogen-activated protein kinase 7-like (The sequence of the model RefSeq protein was modified relative to this genomic sequence to represent the inferred CDS: inserted 5 bases in 5 codons; deleted 1 base in 1 codon); translation: MPRPHASQRAALSHLAASAAAILTGNSAGSSVMTEAAGEEQAKMEATRSHAATDLAFLKARSLDVTFEVGEEYEIIETIGTGAYGVVSSARQRLTGQHVAIKKIXNAFDVVTNAKRTLRELKILKHFKHDNIIAIKDILKPSGTYTEFKSVYVVLDLMESDLHQIIHSSQPLTLEHARYFLYQLLRGLKYVHSANVIHRDLKPSNXLVNENCELKIXRFGMARGLSSCPDETEPFLTEYVATRWYRAPELMLSLHGYSRAIGRVVAGCIFAEMLXQAAAFPGKNYLHQLQLIXTVLGTPPERVVSSIGAERVRAYLRGLPLHPPVPWRPSTPGGPPGPGAAGPDAAFRPAGAPVGARRPAPPLPGQYHDPQTSRPACPPSTSASTGRRPPGADQGGHRPGDQRLPPPPRGPPAAETASLGQDPSDPRRPITAQERQREREEKRRRRQERAKERDRKQRERERRELKEGDILGGVVLSQGDKSLLERWMKMTEGRGQPEEGTGGGPRLNGSLGSLVPGFEGPEQWAGPRPAVGLEPAVGLGRSLGNGPVVGLRPGQEAPRPDAPAWGAPKPRDPGPRPPPCEPGLKPGAGQPFPAPPVDPWARPGPSLAGLPPPQDGALHPARPAPGGGGREPCGQPGTGQNVPGACPTAQESGPLPPSQTSSSDSPDINT